The genomic region CGGCTCGATCCGGGAATCTTCCGCCATGACCTTGTCGAAATAGGCCTGGCCCTCGGCGTCGCGCCGGGCCGCGTCCTCGAGGCTCTGTTCATGCCGTGCCGGCGATGGCTCGGCGGGCACTGACTGCAGGGTCTGCGATGCCATGGTTGCTCCTATGAATTTCCGATAAATAATTACCGACCGTTCGTTCAGGATATGGGGAAGGGCGCAGACGCGTCAAGCGGTTCTGACCGCAAAGGTGGCCAGGGTGGAGCCCAGGCGTGAAGGGGGCAGCTATGGAGCCCTGTACTCCAGGATGAGGAGCGGCTCAGATGGCGGGATCACTGCCCGGGGCTTGTCACCGTTCACGGGCATCGAGCGCCACTGCAGGATGTAGACGCTCTTGCCGGACTTTGTCGTGGTTTTGTTGGTCACCAGCTGGGGATCGTCTCTCAGCACAGGGAGGACCGGTGAGCCAACGAGCGGTGACGGAGTCGGGGCGTCCGACTTTACGCCGAGTGACTTTTCATCCAGGACTATAGTGCGCGTATTGCTGTTGCAGGTGTAGTTGAGCTGGAGAGTGCCGTTTGCTGCTCTCTTGACGGCCCCGACGGAGAAGGGGAAGCGCAGGCTGCCCGTGCCCTGGACAGGAAATACGCCGTTCCAGCGGGTGATCCGCGTTCGATACCAGGTCCCTGAGGCGTCGCCCCGGGCGAGGAAGAGTTGGTTCCCTCTCGCGGCGTCGTAGCGCGTGTAGCTGATGATGGGCCGGTTGGCGCTGTCAAAGCCAATGCCCACGATTCCGTTGACCAAACCCGAACCCACGGTTGCGGGGTCGACCGTGGCGGGGCTCTGTTTTGTCATGGGCATGGTCAAGTTTGCTCCCTGGACATTCTGCCAGTGGATGAAATCCTTGGTCTTCGCATATGAAAGCGAATGGTTGGTGGATACGTCCGTTGTATCTCGCCACATCCATGCCATGTGGAAATAGCCGTCAGGCCCGGGGATCGGAGAAGTGGAATAGGCGCTGCTATTTCCCTGCCCATCCAATATGCCCCTGGAGGCGACAACCTGCCACTTTCTGCTCGGCGCGATGAAGCGGTAGATGTATTCACTGCCATTACCACTGCGGCCGTACCTGAATTTGAAATATAACTCCCCCGAGGCACTTTTCAGGAATTGGGGATAGGTGACCCTGGATTCGAGCGTTGAATTAGCCAGCGTGGGAACCCGGGCGAGGGTGGCGATATTCCCGGGTGTGGAGGTCATGTAGTAGTTCAGGCTTGAGTCGTGCATATTGCCGGCCACATGCAGATTTCCATTGATGTCCAGCTCCATGGTGATGTATTTGTGGCTGTCCCAGTCAACGCTGGTATCTAGAACCTTGGTGGTCCAGCCGCCGGTGCCCACCCGACTCTTGATAATGAGCCTGCGGTGGCCGTCGTAGTAGCCCACGTACTGCCTGCTTCCGTCGACCAGGATGTCCTGCCCCACCGGCTGGCCCGCCCATGTGGTGCCGACCTGGGTGGTGGAGAAATAACGGTACGTGGGCGACCCGCTAGAGTCACCGGGAACCCCGCGGTCCTTGTTGCAGACAAGAGTGTTGGCGGCCAACACGGTGGGTGCCAGCGCAACTGGAAGTTGGCTCCGAACTTCGACGGGGCCAAGTGCATTACTCGTCACTACGAGTACCGCCGCGAGGGCCGCGGCCAGGCCACCCAATATCATGCGCGAACGGTAACATGCTGACTTCGTCCGGAATAGGTGATTTTGGCTTGAAAATTCGCCTTTGTTTCTGATTTCACATCAGGAGGGGACTCGCGCAACAGGACTTCACATGCGTAACGCAGTGACGCGAATTCATCTACTTACTTCATCTACGCACACCGGAAAAGAAATACCTATACGCCTCCGTTTAAATACCTAGCGGCCGACGCTTAACTCCGGAAATTGACCCGCGTAGGGTTCCGGAGGACTGCGTATCGGTGCTGGGTTTTTACGGCCTTCCACCTGCAAAAGCTGTGAGTTCCCTGACAGTGTGTAATGAGGGCTATTTGTTGCCGAAGAGTAGGCGTAGCTTTCGAAGTGAAAGCGTCTCTCTCCACGGGGCCACATCCTGGAGGGGCCGGCCTCCGGATTCGGGATAGGTCACAATGAATGCTCATAAGCGTGGTGCGTCACTCCTGGCCATCAGCTCCATCCTCTTGGGGGCGGCCAGCTACGCAGCGGCGATCGCCCCGGTACAGGCAGGGCAGCAAGTCGCGGACAACAGTGCCATCCTGATCTCAACGATCGCCGAAGAGCACGACGCACGTTCAACACACCAGAACCGTGAGCCGGCCCACCGGGCCACTAACGGGAAAAGGGCAACCAAGGCCGGGCTGGATGTGACTTCCGACGAAGCGCAGCCGGTGGAGCAGACCGTCGCCCAGTCCACGAAAGGCAGCAACTTGGACGTGGTGCTGAGATCCCTGCCGAGACGAGACAGCCAACCGTCGGATTGCTCGTAGAACCTGTATCCCCGTCGTCTACACCGAAAGATCGCCGGTGATAGCTTGAACTCGTGAAGATCGCTGCCGGCAAGAAGCTCCCCCTCTGGGCCTCCATGGCCCTGAACATGCTGATTGCCCTGGTGGCCGTCGCCCTGGTGCAAGGGTTCCTGATGAAGGCCTACCGGATACCGTCCGGATCAATGGAGCCGACGCTCCAGGGGTCTGCGGGCGACGGAGACAGAATCCTGGTCAACCGGATTGCCTACGCCGGCTCAGAACCGCACACCGGCGACATCGTGGTGTTCACCCGGCCGGACAGCTGGCAGGCCGAATCGGCGGTGGCACGCGGCGGCGGCATCGCCGGGCTGGCCCGGTCCTTCGGAGACGTGACAGGGATCGGGCCCTCCAACGAGCAATTCCTGGTGAAGCGGGTAGTTGCCACCGGCGGCCAAACCATCAGCTGCTGCGGACAGGATGGCAAACTGCTCATCGACGGCCAACCCCTCGATGAGCCCTACATCTTTGAAGATCTGCCGTTTGAGCCAGGCAGCATTGACTGCCAGACCAGCCCCCGGTCGCTCCGGTGTTTTCCCGCGTTTTCCGTCCCCAAGGGAGAGCTCGTGGTGCTGGGGGACCACCGTTCGGTCTCGAATGATTCCGCCATCAACTGCCGGACCCTGACTGTTGTGGCGGGCGACTGCATGAGGACGATCAAGTCCTCAGCCGTTGTCGGGCAAGTGGCGGCGAGATTCTGGCCGCTGGAGCGCGCCGGCGGCGTGGGCTGACCCTCCCAGGAAGAAGAAATCCCCTCGGAGCGGGTGCTCCAAGGGGATCTCTTTAGTGCCAGTTGGCGTCTATCGCGCCGCCACCGGCTCGGCGGACTGATACGAGGTGTAGTACCTGTACGAGTCCGCGCCGGTCACGGGCACGCGGTTGAGAATGGTGCCGAAGACGTTGGCGTTCACGCGCCCGAGGTTGCCGAGCGACTTGCCAAGCTCCTCATCGGTGGTTTTGCCGGACCTGACAACAACGATTGCTCCGTCGGCGATGCGGCTGAGGACGGCGGCGTCCGTCACGGGGAGCAACGGCGGGGCGTCAACGAGCACAATGGCGTCCTGGGCGAGCGTCTTGAGCAACGTCTTCATGGCCTGCGAGCCCAACAGCTCACTGGGGTTCGGCGGGATCCGGCCGGATCCGAGTACACGCAGGTTTGGCATCGCGCTCCATTCCTGCAGCACGTCCTCCAGCTCGGCATGGCCGCTCAGGACGTCGGTGACACCGACTCCGGGGATCAGGTTGAAGACATCGACCAGCGTGGGGCGGCGCAGGTCGCCGTCGACGACCACAACGTTCTCGCCGGCGGCGGCCATGGTGACCGCCAGGTTGGCCGTCACCGTTGATTTGCCCTCGGCCGGAACTGAACTCGTCACGACAATAATCCGCGGGGGATTGTCGACGTCGACATACTGCAGATTCGTCCGGAGTTCCCGCAGCGCTTCAGTGATGGCATGCGAGCCTTCGCCCGATGCGACCGGGCTAAACCCGTCGTCCAGCACTGTGCTTTTCCCGTCCAAGCGGTGATCCACCGGGAGCGTGCCCAGCACCGGCACGCCGAACCGGCGTTCGATCGCCGTGGCGCTGCGGAGCCTGCGGTCCAGACGGTGGCGAAGCATCGCGTAGAGAAGTCCGAGAGCCAGACCGGCCAGGGCTCCGATGCCGAGAGCCAGCTTTACGTTAGGGGATGTCGGGGCTGTCGGCAGGACGGCCTCGCCCAGCGGAACCACCCGGATGACCGGTACGGGGACGACGGTGGAGCCTTCCACCGCTTGGATGCTTTCCAGTTCCTTAACTTGCTCGGCCAGGCCCTTGACCCAGGCATCTGCTACCCGCTGGGCCATTGCGGGGTCAGTGGACGTGGCAGTGACGGCAAGCTGGGCGCTTTCCTTCGGCACGGTCACGGAGACGGACCCCAGCAGGGCGTCCGGCGAGGTTGCGAGGCCAAGCGAGGTGACGACGCGCTCGGCCACGAGCCGGGACTTGGCCACGGACTCATACTTGGCGGCCTTGGTCTGGGCCAGGTTCTCGCTCATGAGCGAAAGGCTAAGGTCGCCTGAACCGCCTGCCACCACAATCCCAGTGGACTGTGCGGCGTAAATCTTCGGCTGCAAGAGGGTCCAGCAGAAGGCGAGTACGGTCAGGGCCAGTGTGAAGGCCAGTATGCCCTTCCAGCGGGCCCGGGCAATGCGCAGGTAGTCCTCCAGGGCAAGGCCTGCCGGTGTCTGCCCGTTGTTCTCGGCCGTATCAAAACCAGTCACGCGTTGGTCCTCTCCCCCGTGCCTGGTCCCAACGACCCACACGAAAAGTTACTTTACGGTACGGTGACCGCGTTGGTGTGCATATTAACTGCGTTAACCGCGCAGGAATATTCCGCGGTCCACGAGCCCGTCAACAGCCGCATTTAGCAGGGCCTCATAGCCCCCAGGCAGCCCATGTTCGGCCTCGAGGTGGCCCGCCAAAGTTTGCATTGAGACCGGCCTGCGGGCGGACTTCCAGATGACGGGTCCGATGCCGCTGAGCCTAATGACTTCGGAATCCGTCAGCACAAGCAAGTCCTCGCCGATCTCTACCGCGTCGACGGGTTCGGCCCGTCGCAGCCAACCTGCGGGGATTGGCTCTGGTGGTTGCTCATCGGCCTGATCCGCCGCTAGCTCTGCTTCCGGTTGGATCAGCGCCGGTGACCATTCTCTAGTGACTTCCTGCGGGTTACCGGGTTTCGTCAAGAAAAGCGGCGCCAAGCCGTCCGCCAGGTCGGCCGCTTCGGAGTAGCTGACGCGGAACACTCCGCCCACGCTGTCAATTAGCTTGCAGAGGGACTGAAGCGGCTGGAACACGGCCGCTTGGGAGGACGTGTCCGGTATCAGCGCAAGCACTGCATCCGCCAGAGGGACCGGATCGATGACGGGCACCCGATAGTCCCCGCCGGCAACCCTGTCGAGCAAAGCGATGGCCGCAATGCGGAGCTGGTCCGGCGCGACCTGCAGGCCCAACTCATCCGGGCCCACCTGCAGTTTGGCGGCAGCGGCCAAGGCCTGCTTAACGGACAAGGGCTTGGGGTACGGGACAACGCTTCCATCAGCCCGGATAGCGACGGTCTCGTCCGTTATATAGCCGAAGGTCCGGGCGAGCTGCGATGAGGCGGTTGTTTTGCCCGTGCCGGATTTCGCCACCAATGCAATGACGGCGCCTTCGGGATCCGCGACGCCACAAGCGTGGAGCATTGTCAGCTCGCCGGCGCGTTCCAAAATGGCCGCGATAGTCACCTCCGAGGTCACGGCTTCCGCCAGGTCCTCAAAGGTGTCCGAGCCAAGGTGCCGCACGCCATCGCCTGGGAGCTTCGAATCGAAGTAGATGGAGGCTAAGAAAGGCAACCCTGATGTGCGGGGCTGACTCCTCGGTGTGATTGGGCCCGTCACATCGCTGAGACATCGGCTCCAGGCCTTTGACATAGCTTGTTGCTGATCGGGGGTGACGGCCCCACCCCAGTGGACGGCGAAGGTTGTGCCCAAAACATCGATGGCCAACTCGCTCGAGACCTTCAACTAGTTTCACCAATCCCGGAAAGCTTTCGGACGTTCTTGCTCTCCGCCATCAACCGCACACGCACACGCCACCAAACTTGTTCCAAAATGGCACTCCCTACGAACTCCGCGGCCTCTTACTTCTGGCCATTAGATCACTGCTGGAGTGCCACCCGAGCCATCGTTTTGGAGGCGAGTGCGAGTGCTATTAGGTGAAGGTAATCGGTGATGTCGCTATCACCTTGCGCCCGCCTGGGAAGGTAACCGCGACGGCAATGGTGTATTTGCCGCCGGCGGCGGTTCCGTTTCCGGTGTAGCTGTAGCGAAAACCGCCAAGGGAAAATTCGATAGAACCGCCGCTCTTGAGACCACCGGTTTGGGTGAAAGAGCCCGAGTAAGTCGTTCCCGAAAAACTACCGGAATACAACGTTGTCGACTCCGTAAGCGACGTGAATCCCACTCCCGGGGCTTTTGTTGCAGCCGGAGTATCGGGCGTGATGGTTATAAGACCAGTTATGTCGCCCGAAATGCCGCCCGGGGTGGGGTTCGCAATCGTGAACTTTGGTGCGGCTGCTCCGTGCCTGGTCTGCCCGGGGCTCTGTTCTTGGCCGACGCGCACGAACGAAGTGGACCCTGCCGCAGGGACCGATGCAAAAACTACCGTCGCGCCCTTCTCCGACGCCGACGCGGCCGGCGCTGCGATAGCTGCCGCAATAACAGGCACGCTCCACGCAGCGCCCTTCACGACGGAACGGCGGTCGAAACTCGCTTTAGGTGCGGCCAGGCTCTTTGTCTCCGACATCTTTTACCCCAAGTTCTTGTGCGGCGGAGAACCCAGTCGGGCCAGCTCCTGCCGAGCGTTTCGGCATCTTTGGACGACTGTACGCAGAAAAGCATGAATCTTCAATATCAAGATGCTTTATTTTCAAGAACGACAGAATCCGGCCCTATCTCCGCCCGGAGATTTGACGGGGCCCTGCGCGGATAGACTCGGAAGCCACGCCGCTGGCACGAGTCTCGCTAATGGAAGTTGGGAAAACCTTGGATACGCCCCGCCCCGTCCGGATCCTCACGGTCTGCACCGGCAACATCTGCCGGTCGCCGGTGGCTGAGCGCCTGCTGCAGGCAGGCCTGGACCAGGTGCAATCTGGCGCC from Arthrobacter sp. NicSoilB8 harbors:
- the lepB gene encoding signal peptidase I, with amino-acid sequence MKIAAGKKLPLWASMALNMLIALVAVALVQGFLMKAYRIPSGSMEPTLQGSAGDGDRILVNRIAYAGSEPHTGDIVVFTRPDSWQAESAVARGGGIAGLARSFGDVTGIGPSNEQFLVKRVVATGGQTISCCGQDGKLLIDGQPLDEPYIFEDLPFEPGSIDCQTSPRSLRCFPAFSVPKGELVVLGDHRSVSNDSAINCRTLTVVAGDCMRTIKSSAVVGQVAARFWPLERAGGVG
- a CDS encoding polysaccharide biosynthesis tyrosine autokinase — its product is MTGFDTAENNGQTPAGLALEDYLRIARARWKGILAFTLALTVLAFCWTLLQPKIYAAQSTGIVVAGGSGDLSLSLMSENLAQTKAAKYESVAKSRLVAERVVTSLGLATSPDALLGSVSVTVPKESAQLAVTATSTDPAMAQRVADAWVKGLAEQVKELESIQAVEGSTVVPVPVIRVVPLGEAVLPTAPTSPNVKLALGIGALAGLALGLLYAMLRHRLDRRLRSATAIERRFGVPVLGTLPVDHRLDGKSTVLDDGFSPVASGEGSHAITEALRELRTNLQYVDVDNPPRIIVVTSSVPAEGKSTVTANLAVTMAAAGENVVVVDGDLRRPTLVDVFNLIPGVGVTDVLSGHAELEDVLQEWSAMPNLRVLGSGRIPPNPSELLGSQAMKTLLKTLAQDAIVLVDAPPLLPVTDAAVLSRIADGAIVVVRSGKTTDEELGKSLGNLGRVNANVFGTILNRVPVTGADSYRYYTSYQSAEPVAAR
- a CDS encoding BNR repeat-containing protein → MLAANTLVCNKDRGVPGDSSGSPTYRYFSTTQVGTTWAGQPVGQDILVDGSRQYVGYYDGHRRLIIKSRVGTGGWTTKVLDTSVDWDSHKYITMELDINGNLHVAGNMHDSSLNYYMTSTPGNIATLARVPTLANSTLESRVTYPQFLKSASGELYFKFRYGRSGNGSEYIYRFIAPSRKWQVVASRGILDGQGNSSAYSTSPIPGPDGYFHMAWMWRDTTDVSTNHSLSYAKTKDFIHWQNVQGANLTMPMTKQSPATVDPATVGSGLVNGIVGIGFDSANRPIISYTRYDAARGNQLFLARGDASGTWYRTRITRWNGVFPVQGTGSLRFPFSVGAVKRAANGTLQLNYTCNSNTRTIVLDEKSLGVKSDAPTPSPLVGSPVLPVLRDDPQLVTNKTTTKSGKSVYILQWRSMPVNGDKPRAVIPPSEPLLILEYRAP